A window of the Equus przewalskii isolate Varuska chromosome 10, EquPr2, whole genome shotgun sequence genome harbors these coding sequences:
- the LOC103542107 gene encoding LOW QUALITY PROTEIN: keratin-associated protein 9-6 (The sequence of the model RefSeq protein was modified relative to this genomic sequence to represent the inferred CDS: inserted 1 base in 1 codon), giving the protein MTHFCCCPCCQXACCRTTCCQPTYCGQTCSGTRKSAAHWFKLWGSEYKSPRRRSHHQILRNPSLHGSPLSTPDTMTHSCCSPCCQPTCRESSCCGSSCCQPCCPQTRCQVTCCRTTCYQPACVTSCCRPSCCSTPCCQPTCSEPSCCGQTCSESSCCQPCCPQTRCQTTCSRTTCYQPTCVTSCRLSCCPAPCCQPTCSESSCCGQTCSQSSCCQPCCPPACCQTTCCQPACSGPVYCRRTCYHPTCVCLPCCQAQSCGSSCCQPCCRPACCESSCCRPSCC; this is encoded by the exons ATGACCCACTTTTGCTGCTGCCCTTGCTGCC GTGCCTGCTGCAGGACCACCTGCTGCCAGCCCACCTACTGTGGCCAAACCTGCAGTGG AACAAGGAAAAGTGCTGCTCATTGGTTCAAACTTTGGGGGTCAGAGTATAAAAGCCCCAGAAGAAGAAGTCATCATCAGATTCTAAGGAACCCATCTCTGCACGGGAGCCCACTCTCCACTCCTGACACCATGACTCATTCCTGCTGCTCCCCTTGCTGCCAGCCCACCTGCAGAGAGTCCAGCTGTTGTGGgtccagctgctgccagccttGCTGCCCCCAAACTCGCTGTCAAGTCACCTGCTGCAGGACCACCTGCTACCAACCAGCTTGTGTGACCAGCTGCTGCCGCCCTTCCTGCTGCAGCACTCCCTGCTGCCAGCCCACCTGCTCTGAGCCCAGCTGCTGTGGACAAACCTGCAGTGAGtccagctgctgccagccctgctgcccccagACCCGCTGTCAAACCACCTGCTCTAGGACCACCTGCTACCAACCAACCTGTGTGACCAGCTGCCGCCTTTCCTGCTGCCCCGCTCCCTGCTGCCAGCCCACCTGCTCTGAGTCCAGCTGCTGTGGACAAACCTGCAGTCAGTCCAGCTGCTGCCAACCTTGCTGCCCCCCAGCTTGCTGTCAGACCACCTGCTGCCAGCCAGCTTGCTCTGGACCCGTGTACTGCCGGAGAACCTGCTACCACCCCACCTGCGTCTGCCTGCCTTGTTGCCAAGCCCAGAGCTGCGGAtccagctgctgccagccttGCTGCCGCCCAGCCTGCTGTGAGTCCAGCTGCTGCCGGCCCTCTTGCTGCTGA